The Musa acuminata AAA Group cultivar baxijiao unplaced genomic scaffold, Cavendish_Baxijiao_AAA HiC_scaffold_666, whole genome shotgun sequence DNA window ATCACACGTGCAAACTCTGAGAAAGTGCCGCATGAATATTCTACGATAATAGGTATTGAAGAATCGGTACatgaaattttactaaatttgaaagaaattgtATTGAGAAGTAATATATATGGAGTTAGAGACGCATCCATTTGCGCCAGGGGCCCTAAATACGTAACCGCTCAAGATATCATCTCACCACCTTCCGTGGAAATAGTTGACACAACACAACATATAGCTAACCTGACGGAACCAATTGATTTGTGTATTGGATTACAAATCAGGCGAGATCGTGGATATCGTACGAAACCAACAACTAACTCTCAAAATGGAAGTTATCCTATAGATGCTGTATCTATGCCTGTTCGAAATGCGAATCATAGTATTCATTCTTATGGGAATGGGAATGAAAAACAAGAGATACTTTTTCTAGAAATATGGACGAATGGAAGTTTAACTCCTAAGGAAGCACTTTATGAAGCTTCTcgtaatttaattgatttatttattccttttctacatgcggaggaagaggacattaatttcaaagaaaataaaaacaggtttactctacccatttttacctttcaagatagattaactaatctaaagaaaaacaaaaaagaaattccattgaaatgtatttttattgaccaatcagaattaccttccaggacctataattgtctcaaaaggtccaatatacacacattattggaccttttgaataagagtcaagaagatcttatgagaattgaatattttcgcatagaagatgtaaaagagatatcggacactctacaaaagcatttcgcaattgatttacctaagaatcaatttttattttaaatccatgataattatttcatcttctttttctaataaaaatagaaagaaaaatttataaagaaaaagaagaaaatttgtttttaatctttttggcacAATCCGTATTTTCGTGGaatgatcataatcaaattaatgtatctaagaatagtgactttgaagtcactattcttagatacattaatcatggtatttcacggttgaatcaatttaaaaaagACCTAAAGTTAGCGATTTATCAATAGGTAATGTTGCTCCAATACCTAACCAAAGAGCTACTGCGGTACCGATCAAAAAGACTGTTGTAGCTACTGGACGACGAAATGGATTTTGGAATTTATTAACATTCTCCAAAAAAGGTACTGTCAATAATCCCGTTGGTACTGAAACCATTAAAAGAacacctaataacttattgggtACTGTGCGGAGTATTTGAAATACGGGAAAGAAGTACCATtcgggtaatatttccaaaggagtTGCAAATGGATCCGCCGGTTCACCAATCATTGACGGTTCTAGAACTGCCAAGCCTACATTACATGCAATAGTACCTAGAATTACTactggaaaaatatataaaagatcattgggccatgcgggttctccataataattatgccccATCCCTTTAGCCAATTTAGCTCTTAATACAGGATCGTTCAAGTCAGGTTtctttgttattgggataggtgaattcttatggatccatcCCCCGAAGGAACCGgacatgataatttttcatcatccggctcgagcaagaatgaaaggaatggcagaaatagatccatataaaatctatttttcatacatatccccacatatcatatataatgactctatgtaagaaaagatttaccAGATTCCATTTTCCGGAGTTGCAACTATTCATTGCAACTAATTCAGTTCTTACAGGTAAATGCTCAATATCCAAgtaggcttataaatttgatcatgatcaagtgctttttggattgtctcatgtcttttgattggtgtttatccccccaACATCTCGATTTTCTTACATACAAAGtatttacttgttactaataaagtctagcctctgttcttccttagatctcttatttcactccgATAGTATTATCGATCGGGATCGATGCAGAGGAAATGAATGCATTTCTACACTacaaataaggaagtggaatagaCAGAACATTGAATCATGCCACATCACTTATTTTATTCTACGGGATCTTACGGAGcctgttcatgcataacatgattcaggTATGATCATAGAAAAGGTTCTCCCAAACGAACCGGCCTATCCTCTGCTACATAGGGGGCTTACGTGGTGGTTGGATGTGGAGACACATTTGGTTGTGAATTACAATGTggcagataaaataatatatctgcaTGGCCTAATCAATAGTTCAAGTCACACACTCCCATAATCCATCCTCTCTTCGGAAAATTCACTTCAACTATTCGTATCAAATAAGGAATACAATACCTCGAAGTTGAAGAAAAGTATCCaaataacatgtcttattttttcaataatccatatttctagcaatgaaatattattgtctATCGTTCCTCCCCAGTATGATATATGATCAATTACAAATATCTATGATTCTATAAAGGACCCGAAATACCTTGCTTACGTATCATTGGAAAATGCATTAACATAAATACGGCAGTAAGAAGAGGCAATACAAACAGTGTGTAAACTATAAAAACGAGTCAAAGTGGATTGGCCCACACTAGCACTTCCGCGTAATAACTCTACCAAAGGCGATCCTATTACGGGAATAGCTTCAGGTACGCCTGTCACAATTTTTACTGCCCAATAACCAATTTGGTCCCGAGGTAAGGAATAACCAGTTACACCAAAAGATGCCGTCAATACAGCCAAAACTACACCTGTAACCCAAGTTAATTCGCGGGGTTTTTTAAATCCACCTGTAAGGTACACACGAAATACGTGCAAGATCATCATTAGAACCATCATACTTGCTGACCATCGATGAACTGATCGGATTAACCAACCAAAGTTGGCCTCGGTCATTATGTATTGAACAGAGGAAAAAGCCTCTGTAACGGTTGGACGGTAGTAAAAAGTCATAGCAAAACCTGTAGCTACTTGTACTAAAAAACAAGTAAGTGTGATCCCCCCTAAACAATAAAATATGTTGACATGAGGAGGAACATATTTACTAGTTATATCATCTGCAATCGCCTGAATCTCAAGACGTTCCTCAAACCAATCATATACTTTATTGAGATAGGTAACCAAGGCCAAGGGACTCCCCCTCTGAGAACCGTATATGAAAATTTCATCTCGTACGGCTCAAGCAGAAACACACAAATGCTGATTTCAACGGATATGTAATAGAAAGTTAAAAACTTCTTAGCTTAGCCGCTTGATTTGCCCCGACCCGAAGATACGAagtaacaaaaataagaaatttcTTCTTTGTATGATAATGCCTCAAAATATCAAGTTGGCTCATCTGTCTCTTTTGATGTTGATCATTACAGGCCTTTTGAATCTTCTCTtccctatttttttatttgttattttatttcttgtttttttGTGTAATGCGGATTGATTCTTGTTTTACTATTGATAGGAATTTGCTTGTTGAGACCCTATGAATCAATTGAAACCCCAGATTCATACTAGAACCACGATGATTTAATTTAATAAAGCAAAGCCTCAAGCTAAACTCAAAGGTTCTCTGAGTAAGAACCCTTTGATGATcacttattcgatgaatgtaatgACTCAACAAAATCTAGAAAAAGAGTTGTCCTTCGGTCAAGAAAAAAATAAGTCCGAAGGAAGAAAAATCGTTTGATTTAGGAAATATCTATTTGAAAATTTCTGAGTCCGGTTGCGAGGTCTGAATAGTAGGTATGAATCAtagttttaatatttcttttattaatcTATTCTATATTCTATATATATTCCGTGCTCCAGATACTAGAATAACTATCCGACGAAATAGAATCATCTCGATAGAGATAACAGGACCATTCTCTgtattatcaataggatcaattaTAACAAGTCACACACTCATATTCCGGAGATACCGAAACAAATAAATTCCACGGTCGAACTACCAGAATGGTCTAGAAATCCGAGTTTTAAGTAAAGTAATTTTTTTGATTGAAAACTAGGACTTCAAAGTTCTTATAAACTTAACTCATTGTAATTCCATCCAGTAAAACGGAAGAATTATAAATTTCCAAAATAATAGATAGGAATACCGTAAATAGGGCCATTGCGACTCCCATTAATGGTGTAGTCCCCCAGCCCGGAGCTACTTTACCATATTCCGAATTCAATGGTTTCAATAAATTCCCTACAGTAGTTTGTCTTGGCCCAGATCTAGAACTATCCTCAACGGTTTGTGTAGCCATAAATCCTATTTAATCATTGGTTGAGATCTGTTGACTTTGTATACCATTCCGTTGTAGTTGTAAATAAACGATCTTATCGTAGATCCATTGTGATCTTGAAATTGTCTAAAAATGGAAACAGCAACCCTAGTCGCCATCTTCATATCTGGTTTACTTGTAAGCTTTACTGGGTACGCCTTATATACCGCTTTTGGGCAACCCTCACAACAACTAAGAGATCCATTCGAAGAACACGGGGACTAGTTGAAGTAATGAGCCTCCCATATGGGGAGACTCATTACTTCAACTGagataatgaaaaattatttcattttttagttGGAACCTTAGGCGGTTCTCGAAAAAAGATAGCGAAAAAAATTATCCCTAAAGTCGAGACTAAAAGGAATGTATAAACCAATGCTTCCATAGATTCGATCGTGGTTTACAATTATAGCTTCCACACCTATTCATTTGGCATCATTTAccatataaagaaaaggaaagagtcaAAGAAAAGATGGTGATTCAAGTCAAGATTTCTTCAGTACCCTAAccctatgtcaaatcaaaaaaagaGGCGAAAGATACCAGAGCAATGTTGTATCAGACTACTTGTCTCTTTGTAGTTGGATCCCCAAGTTTTTGGAATGCTCCAAATTCCACTTGAGCATCCAAATCTGGATCAATGCCAGCAAAAACATCTCTGAACAAGGTTCTAGCGCCATGCCAAATGTGTCCGAAAAAGAAGAGCAAAGCAAACGTAGCATGGCCAAAAGTGAACCAACCCCTTGGACTGCTACGAAAAACGCCATCAGATTTCAAAGTAGCCCGATCTAATTCAAAAATTTCACCTAATTGGGCACGTCTAGCATATTTTTTTACAGTCGCAGGATCACTATAACTGACTCCATTGAGTTCGCCACCATAGAACTCAACAGTTACACCTACTTGTTCAACACTATACTTTGATTCTGCCCTTCTAAAAGGAACATCGGCTCTAACAATTCCGTCTCCATCTACCAAAACTACCGGAAATGTTTCAAAAAAGGTAGGCATACGACGTACAAAAAGCTCGCGCCCTTCTTTATCTCTAAAGACGGGGTGTCCTAACCACCCAACAGCTATTCCATCCCCGTTGTCCATTGACCCTGCTCTGAATAATCCCCCTTTTGCTGGATTATTACCAATGTAATCATAAAAAGCTAATTTTTCGGGAATTTTAGACCAAGCTTCCGATAAACTCAGATTTTGGGCTAGTCCGGCGCTAACTCTTCGATATATTTCTTGCTGAAAGTATCCCTGATCCCACTGATAACGAGTGGGACCAAATAATTCGATTGGGGTAGTTGCTGAACCATACCACATAGTTCCAGCAACAACGAAAGCTGCAAAAAAAACAGCAGCGATACTACTGGAAAGTACAGTTTCAATATTGCCCATACGTAATCCTTTGTATAGACGTTGAGGCGGACGGACACTAAGATGGAATAAGCCTGCTAATATGCCCAATGTACCCGCTGCAATATGATGAGAGGCTATTCCTCCGGGAACAAAAGGATCAAAGCCTTCTGCGCCCCACGCTGGACTTACGGGTTGTACTTTTCCAGTTAGTCCATAAGGATCGGACACCCATATTCCAGGACCATACAAACCTGTTACATGAAATGCGCCAAAGCCAAAGCAAGCCAACCCTGAGAGAAATAAATGAATTCCAAAGATCTTAGGCAAATCCAAAGATGGTTTGCCCGTACGTTCATCACAGAATATTTCTAGGTCCCAATACACCCAATGCCAGATAGCTGCCAAGAAGCACAAGCCAGAAAACACAATATGTGCCCCTGCCACACCTTCATAACTCCAAATACCGGGATTCGTTACAGTTCCTCCTGAAATACTCCAACCACCCCACGAATTGGTTATTCCTAAACGAGTCATGAAGGGTATAACGAACATACCTTGTCTCCACATTGGATCAAGAGCGGGGTCAGAGGGATCAAAAACCGCTAATTCGTATAAAGCCATCGAACCGGCCCAACCAGCAACTAGGGCTGTATGCATTATATGGACAGAAAGCAATCGACCGGGATCATTCAATACGACAGTATGAACACGATACCAAGGCAAACCCATGGAAATACCCCtttatcaaagaaaaatagacACTATGTCACTTTATTTTATCGCATTGGAAAAGACTATACTATGTATCTAACCTTTTCAGTAGATTCCGTATGAGAAAGGGTTAATTTTTATTCCGTTCCATTGAAAATAATGGAACAATTCTGTTCGTAAGAACAAAGAGAAGCAGATCTATTCTATACCCGATAAGTACCAATACGCAATGGGAGGATTAGTTCTACTTTCGGGAAACGAATGCATAGATACTTGTTTATTACTCCAACGATTGATCCGTTAGTTAAAATTTTTCTTTATTCATTCTGTCTTACTCTATAAAATAAACCTTCCAATTTATGTATAAAAATCTATGTATAAAATACAATAAACAGAAAAAGGGATGAAGACGATAAAGCCATTGTTATGTTTCCACATTAAAGTGAAGTATAGTActcaattttttctttaatttaatgcCCGTTGGTGTTCCAAAAGTACCTTTTCGGAGTCCTGGAGAGGAAGATGCAGTTTGGGTTGACTTATAGTGCGACTTGTCAGACATATTGGGTTATATGGAATTTACCCGTTCTCTCCCTCGATCGAAATATCCTCTGTTTCGCCTAAGAAATATTGTATTGAGTGAACCATCAATCATTCGGAGCGTGAAGTGCAAttagatcaatttatttattttgaggatcAATTAGGAGAATTTATGGTTGacttggaaaaataaaaataaaataaagtaataaagtatccagataaaataaagtaataaagtatccagGCTCCGTTCAGAAAATACCAAATTGGTAATCCATGTAATGTATGATTACCGCTTGTATCATAAACGATTCTTATCCTTATTATAGGAGTGATTTCAAACGTCCAACCAATAACCAACGGAATAGTATGATGAGTACATCGAATGATTGGGGAAAGGCATGAaacgaattgaaaaaaaaaagtcgtaACAAAAAGAAGTGGTACTGAGACCATTTGCCCTATATGTGCAAATGGAATTCGGACAGATCTTTTCCCGGAGTAGAACATGAACCTAAAAGAATTGAAAAGGCCCAttcagaaacaagaaaattacatCGTGATTTGAATGTCGATGAAACAATACATCAATGAGAGAGATTTGTTCAATTTCAATAAGTTCagtaaattctttttttataggTAAGGAAGCCAAAACTCATCTCATGTCTTTTTAAAAATGGAAGCTttattagaaaaacaaaaacctattacagaaaaaaaaaaaaaaaaaatagaactggAATCGACACATTGATTCTTTTTTCGCAATTTTTTTGAACCGTATGCATCCAAAGGTGCACGtacagttcctaaaggaaccaattTTGTCCTAATCAACCGACTTCATCGAGAAAGATTACTTTTTTTAGGTCAAGAGGTTAATAGCGAGATCTCAAATCAAATTGTTGGTCTCATGGTATATCTCAGTATAGAAGATAATACTAGGgatctttttttgtttataaacTCTCCCGGCGGATGGGTAGTATCAGGAATAGCTATTTATGATACTATGCAATTTGTGCCACCCGATGTGCATACAATATGCATGGGGTTAGCCGCTTCTATGGGATCTTTCATTCTGATCGGAGGAGAAATTACCAAACGTCTAGCATTCCCTCACGCTTGGCGCCAATgagtttttatttgaaaaaaaaaagaaagactatGCCTTCGCCATATTGAATATGAATAATAAGTAATAATAGCATGGCACTTCGAGTTCGATATGAACAAACCATTATTGTTTTTTCATAACATGAGATTTTGTATCGAGATAGTAGTATGAAACAAAGGTTATTTCCGATTTGTTGATTTTATGTGTCGGGGGTACATTTCAGCGTCACAAACCATTTTTCTTCCACACCAGAAGTTTCTTTCTGATATTTATGTTATGGAAGAGtacgaaaatgaaaaaaaaaaagatcagtttTCCTTATTTGATCGTATCAGAAAGGCACTTTGGGATTGCTAAATCACAGACGAGATAAATATATAAAGCAACAGAACCATCATAGTATTTTTGACTCCTACGAAAGGAAGGGTGGTAAATGGATCATTCAACGATCTGAATCAGAtggattctctttctttcttagatagaatagaagagaagaaaaaagtaaATTCCATTGCGGAGCCGTATGCAACGCACAGAAGATGCCTGTACGGTTGTtcaatttcttcttgttattttttttttatcccttacATTAGCCCAATCATACGAGATAGAGGAACCGTTCATGATGTtatatcaatatcaatatatttagggtcatgattcatcaacctgctagttctttttatgaatcacgAACAGGGGAATTTGTCCTGGAAATGGAAGAACTACTGAAACTTCGTGAAACCCTCACAAAGGTTTATGTACAAAGAACGGGCAAGCCTTTATGGGTTGTATCCGAAGACATGGAAAGGGATGTTTTTATGTCAGCAACAGAAGCCCAAGCTCATGGCATTGTTGATCTCGTAGCGGTCGAAAATGAAAATACCGGGGATTTCGTGTAAATCCATTTCAAACCATAATTCGAATTTTCTGTGATTTGGTATTGAATAGaaaaaattcataatcatcaatccAATCATCAGGTTAAGATCGATCTAAACCAACCCATTCCATTCtaattctatatatacatatatatatatacgacatgCCAACTATTAAACAACTTATTAGAAACGCAAGACAGCCGATAAGAAATGTTACGAAATCTCCCGCTCTTAGAGGATGTCCTCAGCGTCGAGGAACATGTACTAGGGTGTATGTGCGACTCGTTCAGATCATGAGTTCGAACAAATGAGACAATTTTTCCAGTGTCAATGACCGGTACCAATGAATAGGGTAAATGGAAAAGATCTATCATATACCTATATTGTGTATGGAATTTATGGTTTCCATTGGTGCAAATCCAATCACCTAGATTTGAGATGAAAAGCAATTCCCCATTGGTAGCAAATAGTTATCCATTAAGCGGAGGAAATAGtattataagaagcaaaaagattatgcgcCTATTGTTAAAAGAGCGGACTAAGAGGGTCAGCTACCTAGCCAACTTTCCTAATTAAATGCCGTCACTGTATAGATAACTCTTAGTGTGAAAAGAGTTATTACTCTATAATTGATGGGTAGAGCCAAAGAGTGTGAACTATACAAGTTCACAATACCATTTGGTTAAATGAAAGAAGAGGCTCCGGTGTATAGAGAGGACCTCACCGTTTAAGAAGTAACCATAGAAACGATGGAACCCACTATTTTTTTTGagtatcattataatttcttatttgcAGGTGAAATGCCTGGACGGAATAAAAAATTGTGGTCAGGAAGGTTATAGTAGCAAAAGCCAttggaatttatattttatatatcggaATAATCCGTTTTGTTATTAATCGACCGTGAGAGGGGAAAAGGATGACTGAAAGAATCGAAATCAATTAGTTATTCATTAAGGTTTAATTTGATTCAATGACCAGAGTTAGACGGGGATATACAGCTCGGAGACGTCGAACAAAAATTCGTTTATTTGCATCAACCTCTAGAGGAGCTCATTCAAGACTTACTCGAACGATTACTCAACAGAAAATGAGAGCTTTGGCTTCCTCTCATCGAGATAGAGGCAGGCAAAAGAGGGATTTTCGTCGTTTGTGGATCACTCGGATAAATGCAGTAACTCGTGATAATAAGGTATTGTATAGTTATAGTAGATTAATACACAATCTGTACAAGAAGCAATTGCTTCTTAATCGTAAAATACCTGCACAAATAGCTATATCAAATAAGAATTGTCTTTACATGATTTCCAACAAGATCATCAAATAAAGTAGATTCTAAAGTAATATACAGTACAGGAATGATTGAAACAGAATTCCCCGGAGAAGGAACTCCGggaaaatagaataaaaagaaattaagatAGTAATAGGAATGAACGAAtatgtttcaataaaaaaaattttctccattttttgtttcttataacaCAGGAACCCGCTCTAGATTCTAGGCCTTTTCGAACAAAACATCAATCTGAGCTTGAGTTACAATTGGAGTTTTGAGTCAATTGAAGAGTATGTctatttatttttggttctagGACCAGTAGTTCTGGGGATCGACTCGGCTCTCTCAAATTGTTTCTCATTATTAAGAAAAGGTAACAAAGATAAAATACGGGCTTGCTTTATAGCAATAGTAATTAATCGTTGTTGTTTCAAAGTCAATCTATTCACCCGCCTAGATAATATTTTTCCTTGTTCACTAATAAATCGACTAATTAAACTCATGTTTCTATAATCGATTCGATCCCCCGATCCAATTGGGGGCAAACGCCTACGAAAAGATCGCTTGGATTTACGAAAAGATTGCTTGGATTTATCCATGGTTTATTccttatttctaaaattctaTTTCTTTATTCACTTCAGTTCAGATCCGACCAAAATAGGCTTTGATTtgtatacattatgtatattatatatcttatacattatgtatattatacattatgtatattatatatgttaaatatatgttaagtatgttaaatatatgttaagttcttctaaatatatgttaagttcttcctcttccttggcgAGAGCGCACACGCGTTCTGTTCGATCTATTTCTTTATTTCTCCATGAATCGTATGCTTGTTACAATAGCGACAAAATTTTCTCAATTCTAATCGACCAGGCGTATTGTGTCGATTCTTTTGAGTAATATATCTAGAAATACCTGGCGATTCTTTATTGACATCATTTCGGGCACAACTGGTACATTCCAAAATAACTATGACTCTGACATCTTTACCCTTGGCCATGAACCTCCTTTGAATTTTGGATCGGCTTAACTCTTCTATTTTCGATCcgagctgaagaagaagaaaagaacaaaaaaaaatcgaTAGAAGTTACTAACTAGAAATGGAATTTCTAAGTATTTCGTTGCAattatcatttcattatataatgataattaatattatattaatggagtaacaattttactagaataataaagtaataatttaatggagtaataattaaataatacaatttctttctaactctcaattgttcctatcctaaatctcaatattttattaatatttattttatttattatttaagttAAATATCTTCTTTCTATGCTATGATTTCGTGGAACTCGCCGTAGACTGGATCCACATTTTCATTTCTGTTCTCCAAAATTCGATCTTCGATCTACCACATTTTTGCTGAGGTTCAatacacttttttcttttccttcctatcCTAAAGAACTGAAAAAATAGGGGCGAAATTCGAAATTTTAGTCACGTGGAATTGTATCTctaattttcttcatttcttcgcaTATCAATCAATAACTAGAATTAAAAAAAGGGGAATGACAAGGCATCCGGAAATAACCGATTAATTTCTATCAATAGGCCTGCTAAAGACCCAAACCATAGAGTACTTAGCACAGGTGCCACGGAGAGATATGTTTTTATATCTCGCATTGAAAATCCTCCTTCTATTATGGATTGTAATACATATATGGTCAGATGCTGTAGTTCAAGATCATTTGTATTTTTTTACACGGAATTCCTAACTAAACAGGATTCCTAACTAAAATAGATATGTACAATGAAGcaatagatttttttctttttttgtaaaagaaaaaaaatctaatcccTTGTTCCTGAGCATTACTGATAAATATTAACTTTTTTATACGTTAGGTTTCAGATGtatataattcttttattatatgaaaccaaaaagaagaaatgacaagaaaattgtatatagatggaggagaaaatgacgatatggaaaacaagacagggattttgtacaatgaaactgtacaacaattttgaaaaggGATGTAGCGCAGCTTGGTAGCGCGTTTGTTTTGGGTACAAAATGTCACGGGTTCAAATCCTGTCATCCCTACCTATTACTTCTCCCATGGGCAGTAACGAGGGATTCATTGAGATCGATTAAAATTGGACATAATCTTCCGGTCTTGCATACTATATGTATGCAAGACGTATTGGGGGTAGAAAAATTACTTTTCTTTACAGTACAGTCGTATCTCCTGTCATAAGGATAAGAAAGCGCTCTTAGTTCAGTTCGGTAGAACGCGGGTCTCCAAAACCCGATGTCGTAGGTTCAAATCCTACAGAGCGTGATTCGGTTTATTTGATgtcgaatcacaataaaataattaataatttaacaaaacaAAAAGTTGAATTGTAACTTGAATTTGACCTCCTTCCTGCAGGAGGtcaatcaaaaaaagaaagaaatattactCAATCAAAGGTCCAACTGATCACCACGTCTATATTGTAAATATGCGGTTACGAATAATCCTGCTAAAGTAATAGGAATTAGACCTAAGACGATTCCAAATAGAAAAACTTCAATCATTTCGGTTTGTTTAAGGGGATAAAAAGAAAGGTaagatctatccctaaatattAATCTGAATTATCCGTGAATCTCAATGACCAAGAATTGGCAATTGATGTGAGAAAGAACCATAGAATACCCGGAATCTCAGAGAAAT harbors:
- the LOC135662985 gene encoding cytochrome b6-f complex subunit 4 → MSGSFGGWIHKNSPIPITKKPDLNDPVLRAKLAKGMGHNYYGEPAWPNDLLYIFPVVILGTIACNVGLAVLEPSMIGEPADPFATPLEILPEWYFFPVFQILRTVPNKLLGVLLMVSVPTGLLTVPFLENVNKFQNPFRRPVATTVFLIGTAVALWLGIGATLPIDKSLTLGLF
- the LOC135662981 gene encoding photosystem II CP47 reaction center protein translates to MGLPWYRVHTVVLNDPGRLLSVHIMHTALVAGWAGSMALYELAVFDPSDPALDPMWRQGMFVIPFMTRLGITNSWGGWSISGGTVTNPGIWSYEGVAGAHIVFSGLCFLAAIWHWVYWDLEIFCDERTGKPSLDLPKIFGIHLFLSGLACFGFGAFHVTGLYGPGIWVSDPYGLTGKVQPVSPAWGAEGFDPFVPGGIASHHIAAGTLGILAGLFHLSVRPPQRLYKGLRMGNIETVLSSSIAAVFFAAFVVAGTMWYGSATTPIELFGPTRYQWDQGYFQQEIYRRVSAGLAQNLSLSEAWSKIPEKLAFYDYIGNNPAKGGLFRAGSMDNGDGIAVGWLGHPVFRDKEGRELFVRRMPTFFETFPVVLVDGDGIVRADVPFRRAESKYSVEQVGVTVEFYGGELNGVSYSDPATVKKYARRAQLGEIFELDRATLKSDGVFRSSPRGWFTFGHATFALLFFFGHIWHGARTLFRDVFAGIDPDLDAQVEFGAFQKLGDPTTKRQVV